The DNA sequence ATCGCCAAGGTTTTAAGGTTTGTCAACGGATGCGGCGGTGGCGCAACTCTAATCGGGCACCACGTGACGTCGTGCTGATCAAAGTCCAAGTCTGGGCACATTTCTTGGAACTTCTCTCCGCATGCTCAAAAGGGAATCTTCTACGCGGTTCCCGCTTTCGGTCTTAGCGCCCCCTCGGCCCCGAGTTGCCGACACGTGGTCTAGAGCTGGACCCTGACAAACTGTCGAGAAATGACTGGAGGTCCCTCATGTCGCCACAAATCAATGCCGGAGTACAGCTTAGGATTTTCACATTTTGGTTTACAGATTTGGTATGCCCATGTTGTTATGGATTGATGGAATTTGATATGATCCTTGTTGACCATTTCGGAACCGACCGGAAATGAATAATACTTTCATTGTCTCATGTCATCTTGCGTGTCAATCCCGCCTCGCTTGCAGCACAGGGTGACATCCGCGAGGACTTCCTCTCCAGGTGTTAGACTCATACTACTCGCAAGGAACCCCGTCGGGGTAACCAGGTTGCCCCGCACGAAACTAACGAATTACCGTGCCCAGATCAGATCTCCCCAACTAGGGTGGTCGTTGGAGGAGACTCCACCGGCGAACCCTTGGGCTTCCTTTGCTGCTGTGGTCCAGGGCCCGTCATTTCCCCGCGTTACCACATATTCATAAAATAAAATGTCCCACATGGGGTTCTTGTTTGTGACTCCACGATTGGCCTCGGATATGTTCGTCCAGGGGCCGTTCACCAGCACTGCTTCACACCGGTACCATTGGGGGTCATAAAAGACGGTGTGGTTCAGATTATACTTCGCGGCGTACTCGGCTGCTCGGAGTAACAATCCATCCCCAAGACTATAAAGATCGCTGCCTTGGCTTTGCCCGACACGAGCGCCGTACGCCGTCCACCCGATGCCCGACATGGTGTGGCCTGATGCTGTCAGCATGTCTGCCCTACCGGTCGGTGTGAATTCGCAAAGTAATGATGTACGGTACCTTGATCACGCCCCGCTTCCACCGACTGTCCTGTCTCGGGGTGATACATAGCCAATAACCCGGCGCAGCGATCGTGGATGAACGCATGAACGGCATAATTATACAATTGCACATCGTCCAGATACACCGCGAAGCTCATCAAGGCTTTAATGCTGGCCATCCCGTAGTTGGCCTGCCCAATGGCGGCGGACTGTCGGGAGAACAGCCAGTACAGCTGATTGCTGAACCCACTGCCGCCCTGCCACTTACTACCGGACTCCGTCCAATTCCCTTCCCATCGCATGATCTCAGCTGCGTTGACGAACAGGTCTCCGTCCAGTCCGATGAGCAGCGACCGGTCAATACCGACGATATCCGTCAGATTCGACCCCCACGCATCCAAGATGCTGGTACTGCGGTCCCAATGCGATTGGTCGCGGGTGATATACCACATCAAGGCATTTTGCCATGCGGCTCGCGCGTCATGCGCAAACGAGGTGTAATTACTGATCTTACCCCGGGAAATTACAGCGGCGGGTCCTTCCATCGTGTAATTGGCGACGGAATACTGGTCAACGCTGAAGTGTTGGTACGCTGACGCCCAGGGTTCTTTGTTTCGGAGCACATTGTCCCGCATGCGCTCGAGATCCTCGTGCGTATGCCAAATCCCGGGATGGACGAAGTCACCAGGGTTTCTTTTGAAATATTGCGCCATGTCAATGGCCTCGAATGGGGCCACGGCAGGGATGGCCGGCAATACGCCAGGTATATCGAATACGGTCGCATATGCCGAGCCAATGCTGAGGGCAATAAGTGCCGCGTATCCGGTTGTTATTCTATTCTGAGACTGGGCCCACATCAATtagaagaatgaaagaactGGGGATGAGGGCTTACTAGCAGCATCTTCCTGGACCTCGTGAATCGATTGCTAGTTATCGTCATAACAGAACCGCAGCACCACACTTTTTATTGCACCCCACTCATTAACCCCACCGGGGAGTTGATTATATTATTCGCAATGAGCCGAGTGTTTCGCAGATGTAAGTGTCCCCGACATCTCCCCCATGGGGATCCCGCAACCCGGAGCTGTGCCGGCAATTGCTCCGACCTTGAGCCATTTTAATATCCATTTCATAGCCTACTATACTTATTACATAATTATTATAGCCCCTTAACAATGTAGGTCCGAACTGCTTCATGATTACCAATTGCATTGTGTCAGACAGTTCATCGCTTCCTGAATCATGAATGTCATTCTAGGAATCCTCCAAGCAAACGAAGTCCTCCCTAGACATGATCCGCCCGGTTAAACCCCATCCAAAAATCCTTCTTCCAAGCATTAACAAGCTTCGTAACCGTCGGATTCCCAAACGGAGCCTGCTGCGTCGCGAAAAAGCCCGCAACGCCCAACTCTCGACTCACCCACCACACAATATTCGTCGCCCCACCCCAGGCCAGCACATTTGCGGGCTGCCCTATCTCAGCCACCGGTCCAGTAAACAACACACCACCCAACCCATGATTCACAGCATCATCTGCCACAGGCCCAGCAACAGTCCCCCAGGCAGCCCTTAACTCCAAGAGCATTTCCACACTGGCCGAACCAGGCACAAGCTGCGGCGTAAACATTTCCGTGATAGTCTCCGGTTTCAACAGTTTCGGGGACTCCGAGATCAAATCTGCCAGCACGGCCAGATAGTCTTTCGCCGTGGAGGAGAGACCGCTACCACCCTCTTGGTCTTCGGGGTTATCGAATGCCCAGCTATCGCAGGGTTCCAGTCGTCCGTCGCTAGTTTGGACGGCGCCGTGCATGATCCGGGCGTTGTATTCGCGATGGGTTGATATATTGAATCGCGGGAAGGGGGCTGAAAGGCCtactttcttccagatgtTGTCTATCATATACTCTTCTAAGGATATTCCATCGTGTAATCGACTGACAACCACCCCAGCCCAGTCGAGGCTACAGCCATATAACCACCCAGTCCCCGGTTCGAAGACTAACGGATACCTATATTTCTCTGTAACACGGAGCGAAGGCTTAAGAGTTTTTCTAGCCTGTGCCCTCAGACCTAGTAGTCGATTCGTAAACGGATATCCCAACCCCGAAGTATGTGCCAGAAGATGTCGCGCCGTGATTGCGGTTTTGCTCGGCTTGAAGGTGAAGTCCGATCCCGAGACGTTGGTTAGGATTTGGATGTCGGCGAATTCGGGGAGGATCTCGGTGAGGGGTGAGTCGAGGGTGATGAGGCCTTTTTCGATGCATTGGAGGAGTGCGATGCTGGTGATGAGTTTGGTGGCGCTGGCGAGTTTGAGGACGGGGGATTCGTCTAGGGGTACGGCATCCGCGGAGAGGGAGTTGTAGCCAGCTATTTTATTGTAGATTTCATTTCCTGGGGGTTTATGTTAGGACATTTGAGGAGGGGGTCTTCTTCTAACATGGGATACCGT is a window from the Aspergillus oryzae RIB40 DNA, chromosome 6 genome containing:
- a CDS encoding serine hydrolase domain-containing protein (beta-lactamase class C and other penicillin binding proteins), giving the protein MTGLIDKDQFPTLVVLWKSLLSSSWPGNEIYNKIAGYNSLSADAVPLDESPVLKLASATKLITSIALLQCIEKGLITLDSPLTEILPEFADIQILTNVSGSDFTFKPSKTAITARHLLAHTSGLGYPFTNRLLGLRAQARKTLKPSLRVTEKYRYPLVFEPGTGWLYGCSLDWAGVVVSRLHDGISLEEYMIDNIWKKVGLSAPFPRFNISTHREYNARIMHGAVQTSDGRLEPCDSWAFDNPEDQEGGSGLSSTAKDYLAVLADLISESPKLLKPETITEMFTPQLVPGSASVEMLLELRAAWGTVAGPVADDAVNHGLGGVLFTGPVAEIGQPANVLAWGGATNIVWWVSRELGVAGFFATQQAPFGNPTVTKLVNAWKKDFWMGFNRADHV
- a CDS encoding uncharacterized protein (predicted protein), whose protein sequence is MLTASGHTMSGIGWTAYGARVGQSQGSDLYSLGDGLLLRAAEYAAKYNLNHTVFYDPQWYRCEAVLVNGPWTNISEANRGVTNKNPMWDILFYEYVVTRGNDGPWTTAAKEAQGFAGGVSSNDHPSWGDLIWAR